The Syngnathoides biaculeatus isolate LvHL_M chromosome 20, ASM1980259v1, whole genome shotgun sequence nucleotide sequence TTGAACTGTTATGCCTAATGAAAACAGCCCATTTGAGTTTTATTGCTACATCCACAGATTCTTCTCATTGTTTTGGGCTGGTATCATCAAAATGAATCCATATTAAAATCAAATCCTATATATAATTGATTTGTAAAATTTAAGGTCAAAGCAATTTAGTGGAGGTACTACAGCATACCAATTATAATATTCAATTCAACTAATATTGCTTCTGCAGGAATATCTTGtttctgtgtatttttatgaaaCAGGTTATGGCTCATATTTTTAATTGGGAAATAATGACAGGATAATGATCTCATCTGAATAAGATAACATTTCTAAAATATTCCACTGCACAAAAACTATAGCATGacaatgtaagtacaatacagaCATAGATAGAAAACTGTCtatcttcttcttattattattcttttccttttggcttgtttcgttaggggtcgccacagcgagtcatcagtttccatctcagcctatcttggGCGTCTTCCTcccgaacacccactgtccttatgtcctccctcacaacatccatcaaccttttctttggtcttcctctcgctcttttggctggcagctccatcctcagactctctcacctctgaacatgtccaaaccatctgagTCTGTTCTCTggaacattgtctccaaaacatccaactttggctgtccctctaatgagctcatttctaatcctatcctcgctgctcactccgagcgagaacctcaaaatcttaatttctgctacctcaagttctgcttcctgttgtttcttcagagccaccgtctctaatccatacgtcacggccggcctcaccactgttttataaactttacccatCGTCCGAGCagaggctcttctgtcacatagaacactagacaccttccgccaactgttccaccccaattggacccgtttcttcacttccttacaagctgcactcttcctcctccacccctcacattcatgcacacatattctgttttacttcagctaatcttcattcctctcctttccagtgcatgtccccatctttttaattgttcctccgcctgcaccctgctttcactgcagatcacaatatcatctgcgaacatcatggtccaaggggattccagtctaacctcatctgtcagcctacccattgctcccgcaaacaggaaggggctcagcgcggatccctgatgcagtcccacctccaccttaaattcatcggacacacctacggcacatctcaccgctgttctgctgccctcatacatgtcctgtactattctaacacatttctccgccaaaccagtaccacacttcctctcttAGCAGATATAGATAGAAAGATAGAAATCTTTCCATGTCAGTAATTCATTTATTaatatgagtaaaaaaaaaaaacacaattatatTTACCACCAGAGCTCCATATGAActgaaatgtgatttatttaaaGGCCAACCGATTTAAACAGTTCTTTTAACAATGAAGTGATATCTATGaggcaataaattaaaaattctCATGTCATACTTGCACAGATGTTATACAATCAAGTTTCTTATGATTGCGATTTGAACACTTTTCCAGCTTCTGTACAATAATGTGGATCAGTACACATCATTTTATTGGGGAAAAACACTTgtgcaactttaaaaaaaaaatcaatatagcTCAACATCATATAGCActtgtattctttttatttctagCATTGTTTGTTCTCATAATCATATCACGCCACTGCAGAAGAGCACATTTAGCACAAGATACTGAAGGTTAAAGTTGATAGTCAACAGGAACACATTCATAAATATTGGAATGTTATCATGTACTGTATGATTGGTTACATGTACTAGAGGGGAAGGTAGTAGTTGGGAGGTAGAAGTAAGCCCCTCTTGCCGTAGGTGGCAGAGCCCACGTTGGTTGGCGCGTACACGGTACCGATGGTGTTACTGGAACGCACGAGGAAGTCGGCTAGCCTTTGGGTGACGCAGGTGGCCGTGTTGCACTTTCTCTTCTGGATGGAGTGACTAAAACGACAAGAGAAGATGCTGTTGGAAGTAAAACCAAAAATAGCAGATTGGCTTCACTTGGAGAGATGGACCACCTGTTCGTGTCTCCTCGTTGGGATCGTGTGGCCATGAGGCCGAGGAAAGGGTTGGAGAAGGGGAACATGGGCAAGGACCATTCTTGGCCGTCTGACAGAGCGCTCTCCTCGTCGCTGAACGAGCTGGAACTTGAGGGTCTGAATCACAAATGAGAAACTGTATGGCACAGGCGCCGACGTTGATGACCACCTCTTGGAACGCGAGTCCCAAAGCGGGAGAAGGAACAAAAAGTGGCCACTTCAATCCCCTCATTTCGCGCCACATCTTCTCGGATGAGCACAATTTTGCACAATTTCGACCTCCGGTTCTACGCCTGCAACCCCCTCCATCAAGCCTGACTTCCAAATAGAAATGTGGGAATATAATATTTGCAGCGTGTTCACCCACCTGTTGCTCGGTGCCGCGGCGATGCAACGGAGCAAGATAGAAAGCAGGAGGACTAATGCAGCCACCCTCGGGTGATACATGGTGATGGGTAAtctgcatgggggggggggggatatcacAGTTGTGGGACAACAAAGATGTACATATTGATTCAACACATGTTTGGAAATAATCATCAACTGAGCTTTCACataaattcaacattttatgtctatgttaatatttgattccatccatccattatctaccgatttatttcatttgtttttttaaatctccaatTTAGCTCAAGGGTGATTAAACCTAttgaattttgacattgtggttaaaaaaaaaatctctgttatGAATTTTATGATATCAATTGAATAAGGAATTGGATTTCCATAACTAATCATTTTTACtgccgaaaaaaataaatgcaatattttatcttttggtacgaatacaaaatataaaaaatattgaaaatgaaaaactatcaaaatattattaatattgcaCAGAGCATGTTATTTattcagaataatttaaacctgcTAATAAAATCTTAGTACACCTGGCACTAGACAAGAATACTAGTATGttatttataatatattaatctactttgatcattttttgtatacaaaaatagttttattttcatttatttttatattttttatattttattttaacaaaaaaacagcaaattagaataaataaatatgtaataatatgtatatgtatcttATGATGAcatctttatttatatattctatataattatacatattatatccAGAAGTACTCAATACTTCTCATGCATGTAATTCAAAGGGTTAAAAATGAAAGGGATTATACACGTTGGCACACAAAACTAtcaataaaaaatttaaaaaatacttacaTTATATTTCCTGATGCCAAGTCCAGCCCGATCTATTGAGCAGTGCCACACTGTCTGCCAATGCGCCAACACTTATAGGGGCTGCGCTCAAACCACTTGTGACATCAGTTCTCCAAATATAGctatgaatttcttttttttttttcattcccgaATGAATGAGGTGCGATTTTGAGGGGTTAGGGGTGGAGATGTGGGACAGTATCTTGCACGGCATATATTGGATGCATAGCTGTGCTTTTAAGTCACGCCCTTTAACCCTGGCACACCGACTTTCATGGCACTCACACCGAAAACTCGCCATCTTCTTTGCCGTCGTCATCGTCATGAAGGATAAGACCCCCCTTACGCCCTCTGCCCGAAAACCGATACCCGGGAGGGAGGCCCATGTATCTCCTGATGCTTTCAGAAGTTTTAGGTCACTCGAACTCTGCgccttcctccttccctccaGGCTTCCGTTCGTCATGAATAATAAATGGCGTGCCGTTACGATCATCAATAATGAAGAGCGGTTCAATATTTTAATGGGACGAGTCACAACAACTGAGCAAGTacgaatgaataaattaataacGTGAGCAGTGAATCATCCCTCTTTTCTATTTCCCCCTCGCTtgcaatttatatatttttcttgaacAGTAAAagaaccacccaaaaaaaaaaaaagaatacggTGTTTTTCTCATCTCAGTTCGAAAGTCACCGCAAGGTCATGACCAAACTTACTTTTCCAAGGAAAGTGGAGTGATGTGATGCGACAGGATACGTGAACAAAATCGGGATAGTTTGGAGTGCAACGCAACTTCCGGGAGGATATTTACAAACGCCACTCACACGGACTCTGAATGAACAAATATATGAGCccatggaaatgaaaatgaccttttttttccacgtggGCCGACGCTTTGTTTTAGCTTTTAatgtaaatatgcaaaaatatgccattttcgctccacttttttttttttttaatctatagcACCCATGTCTGTTTTGCATTCATGTATAAAATCTTTGGGAGCATAAATGAGCTGAGGCTGAAAGCTCCTGTTAAGCCAACAGTTGTCATCGGGTTCACAAAGGGGAAACTTCTATTTCCGTGTTTGTATCCATGAAGTTATTTGAACAGATCTGTGATGTTCAGAAACAATATTGCAACATCACCTGTATCTGTATCATATGAAAATACACAGTGCAGATCTGGGAACagttctaaaatattttttatgatttttcttGTGTATGATACCTTTCCATCAAATTACCCACAACATTCCAGTTCCTATCGCTCCCGTTCTAAGTTTTGGATTTGGAACATTTCCAAAATTCCCGAGCTTGAAGGAAGACTTTCCCTAAAattataggaatgggagcacacattcaaagttagtagatgagggtagatgagttatccacagattacaccaagaaacatctctaaattggaaaagtattctcGAAATTCCCCTCTCGCTCAGACGTTGTAATGAGACCGACTGGAAACCTGACAGTGGTTCCTGCTCTGACCCCGCCCCGATTGCTCATGGACACGTTTCACCAAACAGaaaacgtccactatctggcattttgtggccgatttttgtgaaaaataatcacaaacaaacaaaattagcAGGATGCAcgatgttcaagcctgtgcgcttgagccagcATACAAACAGGCGGAActcgacgtgttgggaggggcGTGGCGCTGATGACGAAGAATAACAGTCGCATTATATGGACCTTGGAGATTTGTTTGAATCTTTTCTGAGGAGATGGTTTAGATTTAGAGAATgtacagcaggcgtggccagactttttgaccccaagttatatttttcaagcagccagcctctcgtgatcgaGGGTTAGGTTTGCACACGCGCATTGccataaatagtaaccaggaagtgttgtgtgtttCCACCTATATATccacctatccattttcttagctgcacgatggtcgcaggagtgttggagcctatcccaggtgtcaacgggcaggaggcaggttacacacatgcagacactgggggagaacacgcaaactccatacacggaggtccaggattcaacagctgcgccaccgtgccgcctcataaagtatgttgttgcatatacagtaccggcacgagaggctataactcagCGGCTAATTACCAGcaatgattagatgcgtgcaaatttccctggCTGATGAACGAGACTCAACTgcgacagccacagctttatcctgtcaggttgaccccacgggagttTAAAGAGGGACAAATTGCGTTGcgttgggtgcgttttctcagtttttttttgcagtttggtgcggaacacgtcggcatcttgccTTAGCTAGAAcggaatggtctgtaatgctaagtgCTGGTGACGtcgggggcggggtcaaggatgtttcttccacgtttggctgtgaaagctgccacatatccagattttgcttggatttcaaaaatgttctttattttcaattttttatcaattaatgtccaaaatatatgtaataataatattacttcacattggtgGCTTTGTTGTACATGTGaatttttcccattgaaatttTACCGTAAACTTTCCAGAAATTTACGGTAAATATTTCACCCCTTTGCAAGGCTAGATAATAATGATCAAATACTTCATAATACTCTTAACGTATAAGAGGAAAACAAAGCGGCTTCAGTGGGAATGGGCCGATTTCAAATGAGTTATTTTCACAAtagtcattttcttttctggatGTTCCACTTCTGCGTTTTTGCCGGCTTCGCAATGGTCCTCGTCGGTTTGCAGCGCGGCCTCGGCAGCGTCGCGTGCGGTGGCGACGCCGTTTTTGGGAATCCCCACGACCTCCTGCGCGGCCCTCGCGTTGAGTGCTTCATCCGTAAATCGTGATTGGGCGTGAAGTTCCATTTGCTTGAGGGCTTTCGGCTCATCCTCCTCGTTTTGGGACTGTTTACGGAGGAGGATTATCACAGCgaatgcaaagaaaaaggaaatgccGCTGATACCGGAAACCAGACCCAGGAAGATGACCCTGCaaaaggttggggggggggggggttaatggaACCCTGAATTGGATGCCAGTTGTGACCCAAAAAAGATCCTAAACCTTACGTAGTGCCATACCTGTACATATTGGCATCGTAAAGGCGACAAGCACCTCTACCCCCGCACTTTTTAACAGACCACTTCAAGCAC carries:
- the LOC133493717 gene encoding calcitonin gene-related peptide 2 encodes the protein MYHPRVAALVLLLSILLRCIAAAPSNRPSSSSSFSDEESALSDGQEWSLPMFPFSNPFLGLMATRSQRGDTNSHSIQKRKCNTATCVTQRLADFLVRSSNTIGTVYAPTNVGSATYGKRGLLLPPNYYLPL